The sequence CGTCCTCAAGGAGGCGTTCTGGGCTCCGCCCGCCCAGACCCCCTACGGCCCCGTTCTTTCCCTCGACGACGTGATCGGCACCAAGGTCCGTGCCCTCGCCGACCGCGGCACCGTCCGCGACCTCATCGACGTCCAGGCTGCCTCCCGCCACCGCTCCGCCGCCGACCTCGAATCCCTGGGCCGCCGTCGCGCCCACGATGAGTTCAGCCTCGAAGACCTCCGGGACCGGCTCATCGGCGCGGACTGGTACGAGGATGAGGACTACACCGCGTACGGGCTCACCTCCCGGCAGATCGAAGAACTCAAGGCGTGGGCCCTGGAGTGGGCGGAGGATCTGGGTGCGCGGATCCATGACGAGAACGCCTGAGAGGCGGTCATCGTGTCCATCCCCCCTCTACCGCCGTTGCAACGAGAGGATGCGGTGTAGCCAACAGGTTCCAACCTGCAGCCGTCCACGGTGGGTGGCTGCCCTGCACAGCGGACGTGCAGGGCAGCCGAGCGATACCCCGCAGCGGACTCACGGCGAAACCGGGCTGCGGTAACGGTCGAACACTGCATCCCGTTCCCACTCCCATGTCCAGTCCGGTCCGGACGGTGGAACTCGGTAACGGCCAGCTCGAAGAATTGGTCGTAAGGCTTCCGGCTGGATCCGGAAAGTCTCGCCGAACCCCTCGACGTCACCCCTGCCGAAGTCCTGTATGGAGGACGGGGCACGGACCCGTCCGTAGTGAAGGCACGCCGCGAGCGGGCCAGCAGACGGCGGGGGAATGCGCGAAGGGGTGATGGCCGCAGCAGCGGAAGAGGCCGCGTACCGGA is a genomic window of Streptomyces griseochromogenes containing:
- a CDS encoding nucleotidyl transferase AbiEii/AbiGii toxin family protein yields the protein MKLTPLHERLLADILDLGSPYPLVLTGGYAVQAHGLVERFSRDLDVATENPAPMQEIVASLTAGLSARGWRTTHVQTDPLSGRFLVTDPDTGEECEVDVLKEAFWAPPAQTPYGPVLSLDDVIGTKVRALADRGTVRDLIDVQAASRHRSAADLESLGRRRAHDEFSLEDLRDRLIGADWYEDEDYTAYGLTSRQIEELKAWALEWAEDLGARIHDENA